The genomic interval CAGTTTTATCTGCTACTTTTTCTTCTACCTTTGGAGTAGAAGTTTCATTAAAAACAACTTCGTTTGGTTTTTCTTCAACATCTAAAGCAGCTTTTGCTTCTCTTTCTGCTCGTTTCTCTTTTATTTTTTCAATAATCTTATCTGGTGTAATCTTAAATTTTATCACTAGATACATCAGGAAAAAGAAGAGTAACACAATGGCTAATCCAGTTTTTCCTAAAAAGGTTTGTAAATATTCATTTACTTCAGTTCCAATAACGCCTGCTAATAATTCGTATTTTTTTTCTGCAAATCCAAAAACGACTGCAATCCAAAGCATAGATACTAATCCCCAGTTCCAAGAAGTAAGTATTTTTTTAGTTTTAGAATTTATCAATCTGTAAATCCCAGTAAGAAAAATTAAAAAAGGAATAAAAAAAGCGCCAATTCCAAATCCGTTATAGATAAAAAAGTGACTTAGTTTTGCCCCAATTTTACCTAGTAAGTTATTACTGGTAACATTTTTATCAGTTAAATGACCTAGAGTACTTTGATCTTCTTGCCAATTAAAAAAGAAGGAAATAAAAGCAATAGTTAAAAAAAACGCGAACAAAATTAGAAACGTTCCAATAATAGTTTGTGTTTGTCTACTTTTAAAAAATTCACTTATTTTAGAAGGAGCAGCGGTCTCAGTTTTTTTAGTGGACGTCTTTTTAAGTTTTATAGCCATGAAGTACTTATAATAATATCGTAAATATACCTTTTACCCTAGTAACATCATAATTTTTGGAATATAAATAATTCCTGCAATCACTAAAGAAATTAATGCTGCTATCGCGGGTGCTCCAGCAGCAATATCTTTAATAAAACCAATTCTTTCATGATATTCTGGATGGATAAAGTCTGCTACTTTTTCTACCGCAGTATTTGCAGCTTCAGCAACTAAAACCAATCCAATAACCAATAATTGTAT from Lutibacter sp. Hel_I_33_5 carries:
- a CDS encoding diacylglycerol kinase — encoded protein: MQHTDKPFIVRKYYSAICALKGLWLLITTEESIKIQSTIALIAIGMGFYFDISPTEWMIQLLVIGLVLVAEAANTAVEKVADFIHPEYHERIGFIKDIAAGAPAIAALISLVIAGIIYIPKIMMLLG